Part of the Cuculus canorus isolate bCucCan1 chromosome 25, bCucCan1.pri, whole genome shotgun sequence genome is shown below.
GCTTGCACAACGAGACCGAGATGGCACGTTACAAAACAGtttccagttttgcttttcagacagTAATCCGGGCTGTCTTCTTCCCGGAGGAACTCAATGCAGGGCAGGGAATTGCGGTGTTGTTTGCGTCCTTTCCTTATGAAATACCGGTGTGCTTTCATCTCTGTGCTTACAGCTCCCAACCTCCCCCCTGCACCCTCTGAGAATCATTCGATACCTTCACCGGTAGGACTTTAGCAGTCAGCTTTGATAAAACTGGGCAGTTTATTAGGCACGAACTGCTATAAAAGAGGATTTACTGTTGAAGGGTTTCCAGCAGTGGTTCCTCGTGTATCTGCCTGAGCAGCCCCTGTGATTAAATTGAGCGTATTACTGTCGGATGAGTAAATATTCCTGTTGTGCAGATGTGGAACTGAGTgcgagcagcagcagggctcagaGCTGTGTTATTTCTGACCAGACTGCCCGGACCCTGGTGTCGCCGTTGCCCTGCTCGGCGCTTGTTAGATTTTTCTACATAATTTCCTCTCCAAGGTTTTTCAGGCAGCGGAGTGTGGTAATAAAGGAGATAGGAATCAGTCGCCTCGTACTTTGTGGTTATATTGGAGTTGCTACCAGCCAAACGCCAGGAACGCAGAAAATAGCGATGGGGAGATGTTGTTCATCTCATGAGGTGTCTGTGATGGCTTCCGCTGAgccgggatggggacacagccGGGATTCAGCTGGAGATGTCTcagaataatgaaatataaaattagtTCGGCCTGAAAAATGATTCCTTCTGAGACAGCCCAGGCGTGAGGGTTGTGGCTTTCTGTTATCATTAACATCCAAAGGTCTTGTGACACTCGAAAggcatcctcatcctcatcctggATCCTCATCAAACCCCGGGGTGGGACCTGCTTGGGTCCTCGTGTAGCCCCCGTGATTTCAGCAGGCGGAGGAGCCCTCGCCTCCCTCTCACCGGACAGTTTCTGGAGGGCGTAAAGAGAAAGCGCAGCGTGTGTTGACAGAGGGGTTGGATGCGAGAGGTGCGATGGGATGACCCAGttcccagggctgggagagccAGCGCCGAGGGGGAGCACAAGGAAGCGCCTTATCGAACCGCCCCTCCTAGGGgtttggaagggagaaggattCATCGCCCATCACCAAGGGAAGCGGGGAGCGTGGCAGGGGCCGTGGGATTGGCTGAGGTGAAACTCTGGCCGCTTCCCTTAGGAAATCGTGTAAATTTTAGTAATTTAGGGTGGTTAATTCATAGGAAAATTCCTCCGTGACCTGAAATGTTCTGTGAAAATTTAAGCTTTGTTCCTACCAGAGAACAACTGGATTTTATCGTGCAtcaaggattttattttactcattttaGCGTATATTTTCATCGATTGCAGTAACCCATCCATCTGCCTGCTGCTTAAAAACACCAAAATCACGTTAGATtgtcacagaagagaaattctGTGGTTTCAATGAATTTAAGCCAGTGGAGGTTGTGGGAGGTGGACCACGCGCAGCAGTGCCGGACTCTTTGTTCGGTCCCGACCGCTGCGCTGGGGGGCTCAGAAAGAGGTGCAGGAGGCGAAATGAATGGAGTTTGCTCTCTTGTTACTGCTTCTTGAggcttttcctggttttctcgagaaaagatttttttcttgaggtttTGCCCTGTTTGTGTGCCGCCCGGCACCCTGCAGTTCGCTGTCCTGGGGCAGAGATGGCACCTAAAAATATCCCTGGGTCCCCCTCGGGGGGCAGAAGTGGAGCTGGCACCGATTTGGGGAGCATTTGTGCACTTTTTGGTTCCATGATAATATAAACCATAATATAATTATTTGGCCACCGATTATTCATTGCTCTAAACAAATACCGTTTGTTCGCGAGCGCTGCGTTGAGGGgatggcaggagaggaggaggtttGATGGAAGGTCCCTCATCCTCGTGCCTTGAGGCAAGGAAAGCTGCTTTCGCTCCGAGCTCCCCAAATTTGTGTTGCAGACCACGGGCACCAGCGGGTCTGAGGCGGGTGGCCAGATTGCGTCCGTGGGGGCTACGGAACCGGTCCTGACTTgggatggaaagaaagcaaggagggacgggacagacagacagacggtGGTGTGGACACTGTGAGCTTGGGGCTGCCTGTGTGCTGATGTAATGCACTTGGTGGAGTAAAAACAGGAGGGCAGGCGTGGAGAGGAGCGTGCAGGCGTGCGTGTTTGTCCCCGCTGTGGGGAATCCGCCTGTTCCGAAGGCTCCCGCTATTGAGGGGCTGCCAGGAGCCGGCCCCGCTGTCCTCACTTGCTCTCTGGGGTTCTGAACAGTGGAAAATCACTGGGACACAGGAGCACCCTTGCCAGGCTCCTCTGTCTGTGATGTCTCCGGAATGCTCTCTGCCTTTCAGGGGGAAGGAGATGGGCGCCAGCACAGAATTCGCCCTTTGAGGGTCCCTCGTGCCTTGGACCCACGGACAAATCGCTCCGGCGGCGTCGCCTGTTGAACTCCGAGGGGGAGAACGCGAAAGGGGAAAGGCAAAACCCACACTGCCTCCCAACCCCGGGGATTTGGAGTAAATAGAAGATAAAACATTTCCCTGATCCCCGCGGCTGTCTCGGGAGCAGACGGGGCTGCAGCCACCATCTCTGGGTGAGCCGTAGGAccatcaggttggaaaagcgATCCTCAACTCCAACCCTACCTGTCCTTTCACCGTATCCTTTAACAGCGACCAGGGCTGCTCCAGGTCCCGGAATCCCAGCATTTTGGGGCAGGaatgctcccagctctgctcccgcCTGGGGCTGGAATGGGGAAACACGGGAGCGCCAGGCAACGTGGCATCTCCGGCACAGGGGCACCCGGCGCTCATCCAGCCCGGGGAGGGAGCGGAAAACTGGGGTTTATTGCAGCCCTTTTGAATTTTGTCTAAAAATGGAAGGACGCAAACAATTTTAATTAGAAAGTATGGCAAAACCCGAGCTCCACCACTCTCTAACTGTGCCTTTCTAAGGCCCTGCTGCTGcgtccctccctcccctcccgctTTGAAGGCGCTCCcttgttctccatcccagcACAAATTACTGCTCCTGCAAAACCCCAGGAGCCCCCGCAGCCCGGCGGGTATTTCGGGCTGTGGGCACTGGGGCTGCTGCGCTTGTGCCGTCCTCACCCTGCAATTTGGTGTCCCCGGGACAGGGCCAGTGCCTCAAATTATCCCTggctccctgctccctcccggctccctcccagctcccccctaattgctcccagttccttcccagtttcccccaattgctcccagctcccccattgctccccattccctcccaattgctcccagctccctcccagtttccccctctTGTTCCCAGCTCCCCCCTAAttgctcccagctccctcccagcttccccaattgctcccagttccttcccagtTTCCCCCAACTGCTCCCCCTTCCCTCGCCTTGTTCCCAGCTCCCTCACAGTTTTCCCCACTTTCTCCCAGCTTTCACCCCATTGCTCCCCATTcctccccagtttcccccagttgctcccagctctccagttgttccccattccctcccagtttccccctcttgttcccagtttcccccagttgctcccagctccctcccgGCTCCTCTCAGGGGGTCCTTTTTGGGTCCCCTGAGCCCCCGGTGCGAGACTCGCCCTTTCTTTTGGGGCCCAATCCCCtccggggggggcggggggagctcCCTCCCGGTCCCGCGGGGTTGGGACCCCACTCCCCCTCCCTTTGCGAAAGGGGCGTGGCTCTCTTAGGCCCCGCCCCCGGCGGCAGCGGCGCGCGCTCTGATTGGCTGCGCGGGCGGGGCCGCGCGGGGACTGCGGCGCTGGGGCTGCGCCGCCTTAAAGGGGCCGCGCACCGCCGGCACGGCCGGGAGCGCCTGCAGGGTCCGACCCGGTAAGGAGGCTCCGCGGGCTCCATCGGGCGTGAGTCGGCACCGGGGCGGCCGGTACCGGGAGATGCCGATCCGGTAGGGCCCTGCGGGGACCGGGGCTGCCGGTACCGGTACCGGGAGATGCCGAGCCGGTAGGATCCCGCAGGGACCGGGGCTGCCGGTACCGGGAGACGCTGATCCAGTAGGATCCTGCGGGGACCGAAATGCTGGTACCGGTACCGGGAGATGCCGATCTGCTTCGGCTGATGCCGGGGGGTACCCATCCGGTAGGACCCCGCGGGGACCGGGGCTGCCGGTACCGGGAGGTGCCGATCCGGTAGGATCCCACAGGGTTTGGTACCAGTGCGGGAGATGCTGATCCCGTAGGACCCTGCGGGGACCGAGATGCCGGTACCGGGAGGTGCAAATCCGGTAGGATCCTGCAGGTACCGGTACCGGGAGGTGCTGATCCCGTAGGACCCTGCGGGGACCGGGGCTGCGGTGCCGGTACCGGAAGGCGCTGAGCTGGCAGGAGGCTCCGGGCGCGGTGACTCAGCCCGGCTGCAGGTGCCACCGGTACCGGGAGAGCCCGTGAGTCGGCACCGATCCCGCTCCCGGCTGGCGAGCTGGGAACCGAGATCCAATTTTGGACTCTCAAACCGGGCTGACACCACCCGCGGCATTTTGGGGCCAAAGCCACCcggtttgggtgtttttggtgCAGAGCTGTGGCCGCAGCGGGAGCGCTCACCGCCGTGACGCTTCCTGGCAAGCGGCAGGGAAAATAAACACCATAAACCCATGGAACATCCCATAACCCGAGGTGACCACGGGAAGGGGCGTCCCATCGCTCTTCGCCTGCGGATTAGGGGTGAGGCGGGAGCcgtggggcaggagaagggattggggggaccGGGGAGGGGTCTGGGGCGCCCCTCGAGCTCTGCTGTTGCCTGGTTTTATAATtaatgattaattttaattaatgagCTCATTTGCTTCCGTTTCGGGACGTGCGCAGCTCCCAGGGACGGGAGAGGTCAGGTTTATTCTAAGAGCTGTGGGAATGTCTCCGGATCCCGATGACGTGCAGGATGGGGGGAGCTCCCCCTCCTTCGCTTTCGGGGCACGGGGACCCCGTCCTCTTGCTTTGCCCTCACTGCTGTCCCCAAGAAGGACAAACGAGTTTGCAAAAGGGCAGTGCTTTGGCTTTAAGTTGAAATGTAGAAACCCAAACATGTCCTACGCGTGAGAGAGATCAAAAGGGTTTTAAGgctaaaaaatgttaaaaacagtCAAAAGCAGAGCATGCCggggctgaaagagctgggaatTGCCCCTGTGCCCCCTCCTTCGGAGACTCAGCCGTTCCCAGCACCGAAACCGGGTGCTGATCCCCATCCCCGCGCCCTTGGCCGTGCCAGGGGCTCCGCAGGGCCAGATCCTCTCCGTGAGCTCCGTTATGGGACTGAGTCCGAGTCATGGAGGGAGCGCAGGGCCCGTGGGACGCGTGGTGAGACCCAGTTTGTGGAGGCCACGCGCGCATCGAGGCCGGCTCAGCCTTTGCCCGGGCTCTTTGGGGCCGGAGGGATCTGCCCCCGGGAAGAGAACGCAGAGATGTGGGGGATAAACTGCTCTGGAGAGTTGTTCCCGCCGTGAccccagcatctccctgctTTTATGAGGTGTATTTTGACCCCTATCCCAAATTCCATTTGTTTAAGCCTTTCCGTTTGAGGCGATTAACGACCGGGCTCCGTTGTGCTTTCTCTCTCACCGCCCAGGCCCCGAGGATGGTCGGCAGCGCGGCCGCTTTGCTCTTGTGGAAGGAGCCGCTGTTCTGCGGAAGGTGGACGGAACCGCTCCCGGGAAGCAGCCGCTGGGTGAGTCATCTCCACGCAGGAATAGcttggcagggagcagggacacGGTCCTGCGGGGACCTCGGCTCTGCAGAGATCTTGGTCCTGCAGGAATcgagacataaggaagaattccttctcCATGAGagcagggaggccctggcccaggttgcccagggaagccgtggctgccccatccctggaagtttccaggccaggttggatgaggctttgagcagccggatccagtgggaggtgtccctgcccatggcaggagtggaattggatgggctttgatgttccttacaactcaaaccattccataattctatgaaagAAGTCCCATCCTGGACCTTTATTCCTTAAATAATGTAGGCTTAGACTCAAATGACTTTCTCACCGCTGTCAGCTCTTCAGGATATAATGACAAAAATCACAATTACTTTTTCAcatttagtggttttttttcctgtttctcttggTTTGGACCTGAAAATCGTGGTGGcttttccccctcccagcctggctgtggcGTTATTTGCCTTCAAATGATGTCTGCAAACAAACATCAGCTTCTGATGGATGCTTCCACAAAGGAACAACTGGTGTTTGGGTTGAAGGTTTCACAAATTGTAGTTTTTACAGGATTTTTCTGGGGTTTAATGTTGAATGCGGTCTTGGTTCATTGTTTTAGCAGAGCCGTGCGTCACGTTGGTGCCCAGAATAGTTTGATGCTGGGCATCCAAGCAGCCAAGTCCCACACAACTcaccttcagctgaaaaactcCTGTTGTCCTGCTGATGGCAAAAAAACTCACGGAAACCCTCCTCACTCAGCCGAGCGAAGTTACTGGTGCCTAGTTAAAAAATCCCTGGCATCCCGGTGTGTCGGTCCTCCTGTTCTCCCTCTGCTGGAGTTTCCAGCTGGGTTTGGTGCcaaggttgggttttttgagGCCTCCCATCGTTCTGCTGTCATTGCTGGGGGTGGCAAGAGGTCGGCAATAATCAGGAGGCATAACCTGGGCGCTGCCTTTGCTCCGGAGCTGCAGCCTGGGCCACTGGGCCATCCTCCCCGGAGCTGCCTGGGCGCCTGGCTTCGTTCCAGGATAATTGTTCCATTAAAAGAAACACCTCCAACTCTGCTCTGCAAGGACATCGGGGCGGGTTTGGCACCAGGTGTGTGTTGTCCTGTTTATTGCCGAACCATCCCGCTGGCTGCTTTCACACGCGGCAAAGCCCGGGCACTCGGGGGGAATTAAGAGGGATCAGAAGCATTAACCGGGCTCTGCCCGCTCACCCCttgctctgcagcctcctttaATTCCTCTGTTCCTGGTACAAAAGGTCCCGGGTTTGGGGTCAGCTGTGGAACGGCCACCCTGGGATGGTTGAGCCGTGCCCAAAGGCGGCAGCTGGGGTAAAACCCACCCTTTAACCAAAGCTCCTTCTGTGTGGTTTGCAGCCCGGTGAGCCCTGAGCGCCGCCAGCGCCGCTGCACGGTGATGCTCTGACCATGAAAAGGTGCTGCGAGGGCGTCAGGCTGCCATGCCTGCTTAAGGTCAGTGCCGCTCTTATCCTCCCCTCGCTCCTCAGGGCCAGGGAGCACGAATCAGGTCCCCAGGCTGCAAAGCTCGGGGTGCAGGTGGGACGGGAGCAGCCGGGAGGTGAgcgggggctgctggggccATCGCGGCTTTCACCAAGGGTGGGCACCGTGTCGGCAAAGTGGGGTTGGGTTCGGTGGGGTTGGGTTtagagcagggcaggaggcgGCTCAGGCTTACCCTGGCTTCTGGGGCGTCTGCGGAGTCTGATCCGGGGGGAAACTGTGCCCACAGAGCAAAAATCAACCTGCAAGAGGGGTCTGCAGGGACACAAACCCCTTCTGGTAGGTGGGACTGGAGCAAACCTCCCCCTGAGGACCCTCCCTGCACCAAACCCCCCCAAGGTGCCCCCTGTGCTCATATCCCTTGAGGGATGTGTGCGATGGTTGCTCGGCACAGTGACCGCCTGGGCTGCAGGAGCGGGATTAGCGGTGACAAAATGATCCCTTTATAGGCAGGATAAACGCCATAGGGCCGGGGCGGAGGTTTGGCAGTGGGGGATTAGCCCCCTCCAAGCCCAGCAGACTAATAAGCTGCCTGGGGTAAGGAAGCCGAGAAACATCACTCGGCGGGGCTGGCAGCCTTGCTGCTGTGGTTGCCACCATCACTGTGCCAAGGCTATAGCCAAGTGCCTCGAGCTAACGGCCAGGCGTTCTTCTTTCACTTTGCAGGGTGTTGGTATGGCCAGCCCCCGGCCACCCAAATACCTCCTCGTCTTCGATTTTGATGAGACCATCATCAACGAGAACAGTGATGATTCTATCGTCCGGGCAGCGCCGGGGCAGGTGCTCCCAGAGCACATCCGACAGACCTTCCGCGAGGGCTTCTACAACGAGTACATGCAGCGCGTCCTGGCGTACATGGGGGACCAGGGCGTCAAGATGGGGGACTTCAAGACAGTCTATGAGAACATCCCCCTGTCCCCCGGCATGCCGGACCTCTTCCAGTTCCTCTCCAAGAACCATGAGCTCTTCGAGATCATCCTCATCTCCGATGCCAACATGTTTGGCATCGAATGCAGTCTGAGGGCAGCCGGTTTCTACTCCCTCTTCCGCAAGATCTTCAGCAACCCATCGAGCTTTGACAAGAGGGGGTACTTCACCTTGGGGCCCTACCACAGCCACAAGTGCCTTGACTGCCCAGCCAACATGTGCAAACGCAAAATCCTAACGGAGTACCTGGCAGAGAGAGCCCAGGAGGAGGTGGAGTTTGAGAGGGTCTTCTACGTAGGAGATGGCGCCAATGACTTCTGCCCTTCCGTGACTTTGACTTCAGCTGACGTGGCTTTCCCGCGGAAGGGCTACCCCATGCACCAGATGACccaagagatggagaagaagcagCCTGGAGCCTTCCAGGCCACCGTCGTTCCCTGGGAGTCGGCTGCAGAGGTTGCCCGTcatctccaggaggtcctcaagaAGAAGTGTTGAGGATGGCTCGGCCGAGACTTGCGTACATaagcagctgggaaaggagaagCCCTGGGGGGGTCACATGCTGTACCCCATGCGCATCAGCACTGTTCGCTCAGTCCCGCTCCTGGGctgctttcctgcctttcctctcGCAGCTCCTTTCTCCCCAGTGATTCAAAGCActttctcctcccctgccaTGTTGAGATGAAGCCTTCTCTATGCAGCTTGGCTCTCTGCTCCAGCGTGGGTGTTTGCCAGCATGAATGCTGACTTGGTTCGATGGGTGGTTGGGGTTTTTCCCTTTTGACCTCACAAGAGCAATTCCTGAAAGACCGAAGCCATCTCCCCACGGGCTGGGCCCTGCGCACGTGTCCTCTGCCTTCATCCCCCTCACCGGCAGCAGGAGCTGCGTGTGGTTGCCTTGGAGCTGATGCCTGAGGGCTCCGTGCCCCTTTGGGAGGGAAATCCGTGCTGCCCCGGCTCCTCAGCCCCCTGGGcagggcagctcctgcctcaGCTGCTGAACTTCATGATTGCATTAATGGTCCCTTGAGACTTtattccctgaaaaaaacatgatgtGAGGGACAGGAAAGCTTTTGGAAAGGTGGCACCTTGGAAAAGCCCTTCAGCCCCATCTCTACCTGCTTGCCCAGAGCGCGGGCACAGCAACCTCCTTGCTCTGTGGGGAGGGGGACCTGCCCTCACCTTCCACATCCATCCTTGACTTCTGCTTCCAGGGCAAAGCCTCCCCGGTGCCCCCGGGGCAGACGGGGTCCTCCTCGCCCCAAGCCCTTCCCGGTTGTCTCCCTGTAGCCGCTGGCTCGCGCTGACCCCTCTTTCCCGGGGCTGACGTCCACGCTGAGCGGTCGAGGTGCTGAGCCTCCCGCGGGAGGTGTGGTGCTGGGGTGGCACTTC
Proteins encoded:
- the PHOSPHO1 gene encoding phosphoethanolamine/phosphocholine phosphatase is translated as MKRCCEGVRLPCLLKGVGMASPRPPKYLLVFDFDETIINENSDDSIVRAAPGQVLPEHIRQTFREGFYNEYMQRVLAYMGDQGVKMGDFKTVYENIPLSPGMPDLFQFLSKNHELFEIILISDANMFGIECSLRAAGFYSLFRKIFSNPSSFDKRGYFTLGPYHSHKCLDCPANMCKRKILTEYLAERAQEEVEFERVFYVGDGANDFCPSVTLTSADVAFPRKGYPMHQMTQEMEKKQPGAFQATVVPWESAAEVARHLQEVLKKKC
- the LOC128854459 gene encoding basic proline-rich protein-like; protein product: MPRVVSARFESPKLDLGSQLASRERDRCRLTGSPGTGGTCSRAESPRPEPPASSAPSGTGTAAPVPAGSYGISTSRYRYLQDPTGFAPPGTGISVPAGSYGISISRTGTKPCGILPDRHLPVPAAPVPAGSYRMGTPRHQPKQIGISRYRYQHFGPRRILLDQRLPVPAAPVPAGSYRLGISRYRYRQPRSPQGPTGSASPGTGRPGADSRPMEPAEPPYRVGPCRRSRPCRRCAAPLRRRSPSAAVPARPRPRSQSERAPLPPGAGPKRATPLSQREGEWGPNPAGPGGSSPRPPRRGLGPKRKGESRTGGSGDPKRTP